The following coding sequences are from one Sciurus carolinensis chromosome 11, mSciCar1.2, whole genome shotgun sequence window:
- the LOC124958667 gene encoding olfactory receptor 8G1-like — translation MAEGNHSTVTEFILAGLTDKSELQLPLFLLFLVIYVLTVVGNLGMITLIGFSSHLHTPMYYLLSSLSFIDLCQSTVITPKMLVNFMIENKTISYTECMTQLYFFIFFAIAECHMLAAMAYDRYAAICNPLLYNVAMSNRVCYLLVVGVYSIGLIGATAHTASMVRVLFCKDDIINHYFCDIFPLLELSCSRIFINEVVALCLSAFNIFVPTLSILSSYILIASILRIHSTKGRAKAFSTCSSHMSAVALFFGSLAFMYLQPTSVSSRDQGKVSSVFYTIIVPMLNPVIYSLRNKDVKVGLSKLLGNRSL, via the coding sequence ATGGCAGAAGGAAATCATTCTACAGTGACTGAGTTCATCCTGGCTGGATTAACAGACAAATCAGAGCTCCAgctgcccctcttcctcctcttccttgtaATTTATGTGCTCACAGTGGTGGGGAACCTGGGCATGATCACACTGATTGGCTTCAGCTCTCACctgcacacccccatgtactacCTGCTCAGCAGTCTCTCCTTCATTGATCTCTGTCAGTCCACTGTGATCACCCCCAAAATGCTGGTGAACTTCATGATAGAGAACAAAACAATCTCCTATACTGAATGCATGACTCAactctactttttcattttttttgcaaTTGCAGAATGTCACATGCTGGCTgcaatggcctatgaccgctacgCGGCCATCTGTAACCCGTTGCTTTACAATGTTGCCATGTCTAATCGAGTCTGTTATTTGTTGGTCGTTGGAGTGTATAGCATAGGCTTGATTGGTGCCACAGCTCACACAGCCTCCATGGTAAGAGTGCTTTTCTGTAAGGATGATATAATAAACCATTACTTCTGTGATATTTTTCCACTATTGGAGCTCTCTTGCTCCAGGATATTTATAAATGAGGTAGTTGCTCTGTGCTTAAGTGCATTTAATATCTTTGTCCCAACCCTGTCCATCCTTAGCTCCTACATCCTCATTGCCAGCATCCTGCGCATTCACTCTACTAAGGGCAGAGCCAAAGCCTTCAGCACCTGCAGCTCCCACATGTCAGCTGTTGCTCTTTTCTTTGGATCTCTAGCATTTATGTACCTGCAGCCAACATCAGTCAGCTCCAGGGACCAAGGGAAAGTGTCCTCTGTGTTTTACACTATTATTGTGCCCATGCTGAACCCTGTGATATACAGCCTGAGGAATAAGGATGTCAAAGTGGGCCTAAGCAAACTACTTGGAAATAGAAGTTTGTGA